One genomic window of Solanum dulcamara chromosome 12, daSolDulc1.2, whole genome shotgun sequence includes the following:
- the LOC129875964 gene encoding vestitone reductase-like isoform X2: MNRGDMEGVKKKGKVCVTGGSGYLGSWMVMRLLQFGYFVNTTIRSHPDRKKDVSYVTNLPGHQNYNMSYPPYVPFVHVDDVIDAHIFLLENPNAKGRYICSAVEITRVKLAEFLSTRYPEFQNQINEYTWASSEEVKFPRYSSKKLLETGFKYKHGLEEMYDGAIACCKQRSIL, encoded by the exons atgaATAGAGGGGATATGGAAGGAGTGAAAAAGAAGGGAAAGGTATGTGTAACAGGAGGAAGTGGTTATCTTGGATCATGGATGGTTATGAGACTTCTTCAATTTGGTTATTTTGTCAACACAACTATTAGATCTCATCCTG ATCGCAAGAAGGATGTGAGCTACGTCACGAATCTTCCAG GTCATCAAAACTATAACATGAGTTACCCTCCATATGTACCTTTTGTACATGTAGATGACGTGATAGATGCTCACATTTTCCTTCTTGAAAATCCTAATGCAAAAGGGAGATATATTTGTTCAGCTGTTGAAATAACACGTGTAAAGCTAGCTGAGTTTCTTTCGACTAGATACCCTgaatttcaaaatcaaattaatGA GTACACATGGGCAAGTAGTGAAGAAGTTAAATTCCCTAGATATTCATCCAAAAAGCTTTTGGAGACTGGCTTCAAGTACAAGCATGGCCTTGAGGAAATGTATGATGGAGCTATTGCATGTTGCAAGCAAAGAAGCATACTCTAA
- the LOC129875964 gene encoding vestitone reductase-like isoform X1: MNRGDMEGVKKKGKVCVTGGSGYLGSWMVMRLLQFGYFVNTTIRSHPDRKKDVSYVTNLPGAQERLHIFYVDLDKPEGFNAAIEGCIGVFHVAHPIDFIIHKYVSFVLVLTGHQNYNMSYPPYVPFVHVDDVIDAHIFLLENPNAKGRYICSAVEITRVKLAEFLSTRYPEFQNQINEYTWASSEEVKFPRYSSKKLLETGFKYKHGLEEMYDGAIACCKQRSIL; the protein is encoded by the exons atgaATAGAGGGGATATGGAAGGAGTGAAAAAGAAGGGAAAGGTATGTGTAACAGGAGGAAGTGGTTATCTTGGATCATGGATGGTTATGAGACTTCTTCAATTTGGTTATTTTGTCAACACAACTATTAGATCTCATCCTG ATCGCAAGAAGGATGTGAGCTACGTCACGAATCTTCCAGGTGCACAAGAAAGGCTTCATATTTTTTATGTTGATTTAGACAAACCAGAGGGTTTCAATGCAGCAATTGAAGGATGCATTGGGGTATTTCATGTTGCACATCCAATTGAtttcataatacataaatatgtgtCCTTTGTCTTGGTTTTAACAG GTCATCAAAACTATAACATGAGTTACCCTCCATATGTACCTTTTGTACATGTAGATGACGTGATAGATGCTCACATTTTCCTTCTTGAAAATCCTAATGCAAAAGGGAGATATATTTGTTCAGCTGTTGAAATAACACGTGTAAAGCTAGCTGAGTTTCTTTCGACTAGATACCCTgaatttcaaaatcaaattaatGA GTACACATGGGCAAGTAGTGAAGAAGTTAAATTCCCTAGATATTCATCCAAAAAGCTTTTGGAGACTGGCTTCAAGTACAAGCATGGCCTTGAGGAAATGTATGATGGAGCTATTGCATGTTGCAAGCAAAGAAGCATACTCTAA